From the Populus nigra chromosome 13, ddPopNigr1.1, whole genome shotgun sequence genome, the window ATCCTTTCTTTTAGTGGCCAATCTTGAATATTGACAGGCACTGCTTTCTTCGTTTTCAAAATCATTGATGTCTAGCTCTAAACCTCCATCTCCTATGCTAACACCATTCAACAATGTTTTGAGGCCGCTGAGTGAATCAAGAGCTTTTATCATGTTCTTCACAACTTCTAATGAAATGACAGACGTTGGCAAATGCGTATACAAACCTACAATTAAAAAGTCCAGCTTCTCACTAAGGattttgaaccttttctttacAAATTCCTCGAACGGGAGAATATTATCTTCCTTGTTTTCCTTTCCATATTGATCTCCCTTTCCCAAACACCTTGGAAGCTTATCTTGATGATAAGAAaccttctgtttctttttttcagttttcttgttGTCTTTCAATGCCTGTAAAAGAATTTTCTTCAGAACTTTCCTGCTGTTCCTGCCCTTCTGGTTTTGATCACCGACCACTTCATCCTTCTCTTTGTTGCTGTTCATCTCTTGAAATTCAATCATTCCATCATGCCGATCCCCTCCCTCGTtctcttttttcatgttttccaAGTACCTGCGGTACTGATGCCCAGGATCTTCAAGCAAATTTATCATTGAATCTACAGTGTGCTTCCACCCGGTTGACGGGGCAAAGCAATGATAAAGCACTTCAACCCGATGGTCAAGAAATATATCTTCGAGATCATCATTCTCAGAAATCTTCATTCGCTCCCCATTCCCAAAGAGAACTATATCTCCAAGTCCATAGGTGTCATATTCAAGAGAGTCTGTAACTAGCTTTAGGAGTCCCGATGTCACTTGCAACACAGCAATATTGGTTGGAGCACATGTAAGTGTCCTGCACTTCAGTTTAAGTAGAGAAAACAGTAATAAACCAACTGTCTTTGTCTTTCCAGTCCCTGGAGGACCCCAAATTAGTTTGACAGTGCTTTGATGCTGGCATTCACTCAGACCAATGCAGCTTACAATTGCATCTTCCTGTGAGTCATTTAAATAAGAAGAGCTGATTATGGTTTCTTCCATACCAGAAAGTGCAGCACTTCTATTCACTTCAGATAAGCAGTGAGAACAATCTTGGCTATCCTGCAGGAGAAGACACAGCAACTGTCAGTTAAGCAGCTGAATAATTACAGTAGAACTAGAACTTCCATACACATAAAGAACAATGATTTCTCCTTCTTACAGGTGAACTAGTTTCAAGCACATTCTGGATAACGTTCGTGTTCCCTCCTTGCAGATCTGAGTTCAATGATCTCCATATGCGGGCATTCGTCGTCATGTTTGCTAGGTAAACAACGAAGACAGTGGCTCTGCTTTTCTTTTGAATCTCTTGTCCAGCAATGACAGACTCCCTTTTATTCTGCTTGTTTTCTAGTTCAAATTGAATGGGTTTGGATGTGAGAATTGATAACGTTTCATGATTATTGTCATCATCCAGCCCATTAGATACCTCATGAACATAAGCAAGAAGATAGTTTATCCCAGGACTGTTCAAATCAGCAATGTCTTTCGGCCTTGCATCTGTCAAAGCAATGAGATGTCCAACCTCGGGCTCGTATATTCCTTTCCCATTTCCAGTTTTACTCATTCTATTCAACCATATCTTATAAAATACGTCTTTGGGAGGTTTATACTCTTTTGATCTTTCAATTGAAAAGATCTCCCTTGTAGGTGCTTGGGAGACCTTCATCATGTTTGAGCACAAATCTGCACGAGTTTCCTCGATTAGAGCAGGAATGAATGACTTCATGTAATGTGACGTTGACGTGAATGTCTCTGGTATCTTCTTCACCTGTTAGTGAGCAATTTAGTGCCACCGACATcaaatgcaagaaaatagaaATCGGTCAACTGCATTTACAGTTGCTGTCAATTAATCTTACGTACGTCAATTCtgaaaattccaaaaacatgaaaagaaactGCTACTATAAATGATCTTCAAAGAACTTATGTTCTGCTTTGCTAACCATTGGATGCTCAGCTTACTGGTCTAAGCCTTTCCAAAGAAAAGTAGAGGGATCAAGTCTAAGTTCATGCCAGATTGATCTTGTTTCAGCAAAATATTAATGTCGTGCAAGGAGAAGTCTCTAAATGATTTCAACTTGCCAAATTTAATCAGTAGAAATGTAACTTGTACAGATTTTaaccgggaaaaaaaaaacatatcataagTGGATCGTACACATAAACATGACAAAATGGCATTCATGCAAACCTGATTTTTGTAAAGATCTCTGTTAAGTACATCCGTGATAGACCAAGAGAACACCAAGTCTAATAAGCTTCTACCAGCAACTTCTTCTTCAGTTTTCGCTGTAGTCTTCTCCATCATTTCTCCTCTCTAGTTAGCTTCTGTAAAATCAGT encodes:
- the LOC133671004 gene encoding uncharacterized protein LOC133671004 isoform X1 — its product is MMEKTTAKTEEEVAGRSLLDLVFSWSITDVLNRDLYKNQVKKIPETFTSTSHYMKSFIPALIEETRADLCSNMMKVSQAPTREIFSIERSKEYKPPKDVFYKIWLNRMSKTGNGKGIYEPEVGHLIALTDARPKDIADLNSPGINYLLAYVHEVSNGLDDDNNHETLSILTSKPIQFELENKQNKRESVIAGQEIQKKSRATVFVVYLANMTTNARIWRSLNSDLQGGNTNVIQNVLETSSPDSQDCSHCLSEVNRSAALSGMEETIISSSYLNDSQEDAIVSCIGLSECQHQSTVKLIWGPPGTGKTKTVGLLLFSLLKLKCRTLTCAPTNIAVLQVTSGLLKLVTDSLEYDTYGLGDIVLFGNGERMKISENDDLEDIFLDHRVEVLYHCFAPSTGWKHTVDSMINLLEDPGHQYRRYLENMKKENEGGDRHDGMIEFQEMNSNKEKDEVVGDQNQKGRNSRKVLKKILLQALKDNKKTEKKKQKVSYHQDKLPRCLGKGDQYGKENKEDNILPFEEFVKKRFKILSEKLDFLIVGLYTHLPTSVISLEVVKNMIKALDSLSGLKTLLNGVSIGDGGLELDINDFENEESSACQYSRLATKRKDCIQILNSLPRSFDVPNIFERYQVRNFCLENACLIFCTASSSAMLHTEGMKPIKLLVVDEAAQLKECESTIPLQLSGLRHAVLIGDERQLPAMVQSQISEKAEFGRSLFERLVILGHEKHLLNMQYRMHPSISLFPNKEFYGGLIQDASTVKERNYQKQFLQGNMYGPYSFINVASGKEEFNNGGSKKNLVEVAVVSELVASLFKEFTRARKRMSVGVISPYNAQVYAIQEKIGKTYSAHSDFAVNIRSVDGFQGGEEDVIIISTVRCNANGKIGFLADRQRVNVALTRARHCLWILGNGATLVNSDSIWKKLVTDAKERGCFYNVEEDKGLCKAITDALLESDQLDALLNVNSPLFRNARWKFCFSNDFRKSILKVRNEARQEVFSLLSKLSSGWRESPEERIIVVRHGTSSELLEHYRVNDQLHLIWTVDIIKENSNHTQILKVWDVLPLPDIPKLARHLDDVFGNYTVDKMNRCKHKCIEGNLVVPMRWPLYFDGAAERRIPEIDPVELLSQPSASLMARTPKAKTPNPQPRLPKYTKKDNKKYRSTSLFGWDNEPIWVYFIIFILIILIIYVIQF